From Chryseobacterium sp. H1D6B, a single genomic window includes:
- a CDS encoding T9SS type A sorting domain-containing protein: protein MKLKLLFTALAFSSITANAQLASINESFDSFNTGSANPLPQNGWTSVLSGQRIYPDAPAGNKYLQAYTFFSPNIAFYAVTPQIAAPNGSKTLSFSTALTTGSGGEGSIQAGLVASNTDMSTFTPLGNAVTLTSTTLQTLSYTVPASSSQYIAFKFIGNVAHAAILIDNVVYNTATLGVSDNVKNSDNIKFAVNQENTALQFVTKKDPKSIQVYSAGGQKVAEGKLNNQRFDISQLHTGVYYITVEGNEGAITKSKFIKK from the coding sequence ATGAAATTAAAACTACTTTTCACAGCTTTAGCATTTTCTTCAATTACAGCAAATGCACAATTAGCATCAATTAATGAAAGTTTTGATTCTTTTAATACTGGATCAGCTAACCCTCTGCCACAAAATGGATGGACAAGCGTATTAAGCGGACAAAGAATATATCCTGATGCTCCTGCAGGAAATAAATACCTTCAGGCCTATACATTTTTCTCACCAAATATTGCATTTTATGCAGTTACTCCACAAATCGCAGCTCCAAACGGATCAAAAACTTTGTCTTTCTCGACAGCTTTGACAACTGGTTCTGGGGGCGAAGGATCAATTCAGGCTGGCTTAGTAGCTTCAAACACTGATATGTCTACATTCACTCCACTTGGAAATGCGGTTACATTAACATCTACAACGCTGCAGACACTAAGCTATACTGTTCCTGCTTCTTCTTCTCAGTATATCGCTTTTAAATTTATCGGAAATGTAGCACATGCCGCAATTCTAATTGATAACGTTGTATATAATACTGCTACTTTAGGAGTTTCTGATAATGTAAAAAATTCTGACAATATTAAATTTGCTGTCAATCAAGAAAATACAGCATTGCAGTTTGTTACTAAAAAAGATCCTAAAAGCATTCAGGTTTACAGCGCTGGCGGACAAAAAGTAGCAGAAGGGAAATTAAATAACCAAAGATTCGATATCAGCCAGCTTCACACCGGAGTTTACTATATCACTGTGGAAGGGAACGAAGGGGCCATAACAAAATCAAAATTCATTAAAAAGTAA